A region from the Vicinamibacterales bacterium genome encodes:
- a CDS encoding glycoside hydrolase family 15 protein: MSDPIEDYALIGDCETAALVSLKGSVDWLCWPRFDSGACFAALVGTPENGRWLIEPVAEATRVTRRYVDRTLVLERRIETADGIVTVVDFMPRRGATSDLVRLVRGERGRVRMRTELVLRFDYGSAVPWVSHLPDGTFRAIAGPDMVLLHTPVPLTGEALKHTGEFDVAAGETVPFVLTYGPSHAEPPQAVEPETALAHTIEFWHDWASHCRFKGEWGDTVLRSLITLKALTYAPTGGIVAAPTTSLPEQAGGIRNWDYRYCWLRDATLTLLALMNAGYYEEALGWRAWLLRAAAGAPSQLQIMYGLAGERRLAEYDVPWLSGYDGALPVRVGNAAHDQLQLDVYGEVMDALHQGRIGGLDADHEAWAFQRAMLEHLLTVWREPDEGIWEVRGPRRHFTYSKVMAWVAFDRGIRAAEEHDLEAPVDAWRAARQAIHDEVCARGFDRDLGSFVQAYDTQALDASLLLIPTVGFLRPEDPRVAGTIAAVERHLLVDGLVRRYDTSTGHDGLPPGEGAFLACSFWLADAYVMVGRRREARALFERLLALQNDVGLLPEEYDPVARRMLGNFPQAFSHIALVNTAHNLSRTARPAEQRAAS, from the coding sequence ATGAGCGATCCCATCGAGGACTACGCCCTGATCGGCGACTGCGAAACGGCCGCGCTGGTGTCCCTGAAGGGCTCCGTGGACTGGCTCTGCTGGCCGCGGTTCGACTCGGGCGCCTGCTTCGCCGCACTCGTCGGGACGCCCGAGAACGGGCGCTGGCTGATCGAGCCGGTGGCCGAGGCCACGCGCGTGACCCGCCGGTACGTGGATCGCACGCTGGTGCTCGAGCGGCGGATCGAGACCGCCGACGGCATCGTGACGGTGGTGGACTTCATGCCGCGCCGCGGCGCGACGTCCGACCTGGTCAGGCTGGTGCGCGGCGAGCGCGGCCGCGTGCGGATGCGGACGGAACTGGTCCTGCGCTTCGACTACGGCAGCGCCGTGCCCTGGGTCAGCCACCTGCCCGACGGCACGTTCCGCGCCATCGCGGGCCCGGACATGGTGCTGCTGCACACACCGGTGCCACTGACCGGCGAGGCCCTGAAGCACACGGGCGAGTTCGACGTGGCGGCGGGCGAGACGGTGCCCTTCGTGCTCACCTACGGACCCTCGCACGCGGAACCGCCCCAGGCGGTGGAGCCCGAGACGGCGCTCGCGCACACGATCGAGTTCTGGCACGACTGGGCGTCGCACTGCCGGTTCAAGGGCGAGTGGGGCGACACCGTGCTCCGGTCGCTCATCACGCTCAAGGCGCTCACCTACGCCCCGACGGGCGGCATCGTGGCGGCCCCGACGACCTCGCTGCCCGAACAGGCCGGCGGCATCCGCAACTGGGACTACCGGTACTGCTGGCTGCGCGACGCGACGCTCACGCTATTGGCGCTCATGAACGCCGGCTACTACGAGGAGGCCCTGGGCTGGCGGGCCTGGCTGCTGCGCGCGGCCGCGGGCGCGCCCTCGCAGCTCCAGATCATGTACGGCCTGGCCGGCGAGCGGCGGCTCGCGGAATACGACGTGCCCTGGCTGTCGGGCTACGACGGCGCCCTGCCGGTGCGCGTGGGCAACGCGGCGCACGATCAGCTGCAGCTCGACGTGTACGGCGAGGTGATGGACGCCCTGCACCAGGGGCGGATCGGAGGGCTGGATGCGGACCACGAAGCCTGGGCGTTCCAGCGCGCCATGCTCGAGCACCTGTTGACGGTGTGGCGCGAGCCCGACGAGGGCATCTGGGAAGTGCGGGGACCGCGGCGCCACTTCACCTATTCGAAGGTGATGGCCTGGGTGGCCTTCGACCGTGGCATCCGCGCGGCCGAGGAGCACGACCTGGAGGCGCCGGTGGACGCCTGGCGGGCCGCGCGCCAGGCCATCCACGACGAGGTCTGCGCGCGCGGGTTCGACCGCGACCTCGGCAGCTTCGTCCAGGCCTACGACACGCAGGCGCTCGACGCCAGCCTGCTGCTGATTCCCACGGTCGGCTTCCTGCGTCCGGAGGATCCCCGCGTCGCCGGCACCATCGCCGCCGTGGAGCGGCACCTCCTGGTCGACGGTCTCGTGCGCCGCTACGACACCTCGACCGGGCACGACGGCCTGCCGCCGGGCGAGGGCGCGTTTCTGGCGTGCAGCTTCTGGCTGGCCGACGCCTACGTCATGGTCGGACGCCGGCGCGAGGCGCGCGCCCTCTTCGAGCGCCTCCTGGCGCTCCAGAACGACGTCGGCCTGCTGCCCGAGGAGTACGACCCGGTGGCGCGCCGCATGCTCGGCAATTTCCCGCAGGCGTTCTCGCACATCGCCCTCGTCAACACCGCGCACAACCTGTCGCGCACCGCCAGGCCGGCCGAGCAGCGCGCGGCCTCGTGA